GGAGCCCCACGTCATCCCGGCCCCGACGGCGGAGGTCAGCACCAGGTCGCCGGGCCCGATGCGCCCCGCGTCGGCCGCCTCGGCCAGGGCCAGGGGCACCGATGCGGCCGAGGTGTTGCCGTGGCGGTCGAGGGTCACCACCACCCTCTCCGGGGCCAGGCCCAGGCGGTCGACGACGGCGTCGATGATGCGGCGGTTGGCCTGGTGGGGGATGTAGGCGGCCACCTCGTCGGGGGCCACGCCGGCCCGGTCGAGCACGGCGCGGCCCGAGCCGGTGAGGCCCCGGGTCGCGGCCCGGAACACCTCGGGCCCGTCCATCTCCAGCCAGCGGCCCCCGGGGGGGACCTGGAGGTGGGCGGCGAGGGTGGGGTCGCCGTCGAGGCAGGAGGCCACCACCCCCGGCCCGTCGGCGCCGGCGGACGAGGGGGCGAGCACCACCGCCCCGGCGCCGTCGCCGAAGAGGACGGCGGTGGTGCGGTCGCCCGGGTCGACCACGTCGGTCATGCGCTCGGCCCCCACCACCAGGGCGGGTCCCGAGAGGCCGCTCGCCACCGCCGGGGCGGCCAGGTGCAGGGCGTGCACGAACCCGGCGCAGGCGGCCCCGACGTCGCACGCCGCGCCGGTGGTGCCGAGCAGGGCGGACACGTCGGAGGCGGTGGCGGGCAGGGTCCGGTCCGGGGTGGAGGTGGCCAGCACCACCAGGTCGACCTCCCCGGGCGGGAGGCCGGCGGCGGCGAGGGCCCGGCGCCCCGCTGCTGCGGCCAGGGCCGCGGTGGTCTCGCCCGCGGCCCGCACGTGGCGGGTGCGGATGCCGGTCCGCCCCGCCACCCAGGCGTCGCTGGTGTCGAGGGTGCGGGCCAGCTCGTCGTTGCCCACCACCCGCTCGGGCAGGGCCGCGCCCCACCCGGCGAAGGCCACCGGCACCGCCACCGCCACGCGGGTCGCGGCGGTCACCCGGCGGCCTCGTCGAGGTGGAGCCAGGCCACCGGCTGGCCCACCCGCAGCCGCTCGCCGTCGCTGGCCAGCACCGCCGCCAGCCGCCCGGCGAAGGCGCTGGTCACCGGGACCGACCGGCCGAGCGTCTCGATCGTGCCCAGTGCGGTGCCGTGGCCGACGGCGTCGCCCACGGCCGTCGCCGAGGTCGGGGGGCAGGGGCGGAAGGTGCC
Above is a window of Iamia majanohamensis DNA encoding:
- a CDS encoding beta-ketoacyl-ACP synthase 3 produces the protein MTAATRVAVAVPVAFAGWGAALPERVVGNDELARTLDTSDAWVAGRTGIRTRHVRAAGETTAALAAAAGRRALAAAGLPPGEVDLVVLATSTPDRTLPATASDVSALLGTTGAACDVGAACAGFVHALHLAAPAVASGLSGPALVVGAERMTDVVDPGDRTTAVLFGDGAGAVVLAPSSAGADGPGVVASCLDGDPTLAAHLQVPPGGRWLEMDGPEVFRAATRGLTGSGRAVLDRAGVAPDEVAAYIPHQANRRIIDAVVDRLGLAPERVVVTLDRHGNTSAASVPLALAEAADAGRIGPGDLVLTSAVGAGMTWGSTLLRWGVG
- a CDS encoding biotin/lipoyl-containing protein, which produces MSPDSDGDGVRLPARLVVASEPGTFRPCPPTSATAVGDAVGHGTALGTIETLGRSVPVTSAFAGRLAAVLASDGERLRVGQPVAWLHLDEAAG